The nucleotide sequence CGCGTACGGCGGCACGTTCCGCCTGATCGACAAGGTGCTGAGCCTGTGGGGCGTCGAGCACACGGTCGCCGACCTGGGGAACATCGATGAGGTCCGCGCGGCGATCCGGCCGGAGACGAAGCTGATCTGGTGCGAGTCGCCGACGAACCCCATGCTGGGGATCGCCGACATCGCCGCGCTGGCCGAGGTCGCGCACGGCGCCGGCGCCCGCCTGGTCGTCGACAACACCTTCGCCACCCCGTACCTGCAGAACCCGCTTTCGCTGGGTGCCGACGTCGTCCTGCACTCGACGACCAAGTACCTCGGCGGGCACTCCGACGTCGTCGGCGGCGCGATCTTGACGAACGAGGACGAGTTGCGCGAGCAGCTGTTCTACCTGCGCAACGCGGCGGGCGCGGTGCCCGGCCCGTTCGACGCGTGGCTGACCCTGCGCGGGATCAAGACGCTCGCGCTGCGGATGGAGCGGCACAGCGACAACGCCGAACTGATCGCCCGGATGCTGCTGAAGCACCCGAAGGTCGAGCGCGTCTACTACCCGGGCCTGCCGGAGCACCCCGGGCACGAGGTCGCCTCGAAGCAGATGCGGCGCTTCGGCGGGATGATCTCGTTCACCCACATCGACGGCGAGCAGGCCGCGCTCGACGTCGCGTCGAAGACGAAGCTGTTCATCCTCGCCGAGTCGCTGGGCGGGATCGAATCGCTCATCGAGCATCCCGGCAAGATGACCCACGCGAGCACCGCCGGGTCCACCCTGGAGGTGCCGGACAACCTGCTGCGCCTGTCCGTCGGCATCGAGGACGGCAGCGACCTGGTCGACGATCTGGCCAAGGCCCTGGGCTGACCGCCGCCGAGCCCAGGGAGTGAGCAAGGGACCTTTGCTTCCACTCGCTTAGCCGAGCTAAGTAAGTGGGAGCAAAGGTCCCTTGCTCTGTTCGCGCTGGTCAGCGCGGTGTGGTGGGAGGAATCGCCCGGTTATGGGCGGTAGTTGCTGGGCGTGACGCCGCTCTTCGAGTCGGCCTCGTGCGAAGTACCCTTCGGCACGGCGGACAGCTCGGAGCCGTCGACGCAGCCGCCGACGAGTTCGATGTGGTTGTCGTGCCGGATGTACTGGCCCGGATCCACGCAACCGGCGCGGTCGACCGTGTAGACGGCGGCGCCGGTCAGCAGCGCGGCCGAAGTGAGAGCCAGCACGACCGGGAGCATCCCGGCGGAGCGGGTCGCCCGGACCCTGCCGATGTTCCCCCGTGCCATGTGCGCTCCCTGGTCGCCTTCGCCGCCGTCGTCAAGAGTACCCGGACCGTGAACTTGTCACGTGACGTATCCGTCAGGTGGCATCATCCGGCCGTGAAATCGGCGAGTCCTAAGTGGACGGTTGGCCGGTGATCGCGGCGACCGCGAGTGCGCGTTCGGGCTCTCCGACCTCCGGCGGGGTGAACCGTAGCGCCCGGATGTGGCCGAGCAACTCGGGATCGGGCGCCACGTCGTGCTCGCGTAGGTAGTAGGCGACCGCACCCGGCCAGTACCACCGGCCGTCCGTGCGGAAGTTCAACGGCACCAGCGGTTCCCGGTCGGGATCGAAGGCGTCGGCGTCGTAGCTCCGTGACGCCAGCACGACCGGGGCGGCGTCGAGATACGCCAGCACGCGATCCCGCTCGGCCGGGGAAAGCGGCTCACGGTTCACCACCGGGCGTCCGGACTCGTCGAGACCGTCGTAGACGCGGGGCGACTTCAGCGCCTCCGGGGTCTCGGCGAGCGGAGTCGCCACCGAAGGCGCGGTCGCCGGCACGACGTCGAGCCCGGCGCGCTGCCGCAGCCACGGCGGGATGCTCTCCTCGGCGCGCGGGAAGAAACGCAGTTCGTCCTGGAAGCCGATCGGAGGCGGCGCCTGCCGCCACGGCGGCTCCACATCCGCGAGGAAGTCCGTACTGAGCACGGTCGCCGAGCCGTAGACCAGGATCGCGCTCAGCCAGGTCCCGCGGCCGGGCTGGTACATCCCCGCCCGCAGGTTCCCGAGCAATTGCACGGCATCCGGGCTCGGCTGTGCCGGTCGCGGCAGACCGTCCGGAC is from Amycolatopsis lurida and encodes:
- a CDS encoding cystathionine gamma-synthase → MADDYSLLGFETRAIHAGQTPDPRTGAVIVPIYQTSTYAQDGVGGTREGDYEYSRTANPTRTALEVALAALEGARHGLAYASGMAASDVLLRATLRPGDHLVLGNDAYGGTFRLIDKVLSLWGVEHTVADLGNIDEVRAAIRPETKLIWCESPTNPMLGIADIAALAEVAHGAGARLVVDNTFATPYLQNPLSLGADVVLHSTTKYLGGHSDVVGGAILTNEDELREQLFYLRNAAGAVPGPFDAWLTLRGIKTLALRMERHSDNAELIARMLLKHPKVERVYYPGLPEHPGHEVASKQMRRFGGMISFTHIDGEQAALDVASKTKLFILAESLGGIESLIEHPGKMTHASTAGSTLEVPDNLLRLSVGIEDGSDLVDDLAKALG
- a CDS encoding ferredoxin, encoding MSRPQVPLNQQQQQQLVWQIGHALATPLPPGWQQMRVEYRAAGRHVEVDLLVTGPDGLPRPAQPSPDAVQLLGNLRAGMYQPGRGTWLSAILVYGSATVLSTDFLADVEPPWRQAPPPIGFQDELRFFPRAEESIPPWLRQRAGLDVVPATAPSVATPLAETPEALKSPRVYDGLDESGRPVVNREPLSPAERDRVLAYLDAAPVVLASRSYDADAFDPDREPLVPLNFRTDGRWYWPGAVAYYLREHDVAPDPELLGHIRALRFTPPEVGEPERALAVAAITGQPST